In Rhinatrema bivittatum chromosome 1, aRhiBiv1.1, whole genome shotgun sequence, a single genomic region encodes these proteins:
- the LOC115087139 gene encoding hillarin-like isoform X7 encodes MGSYGVLLWLRTSWSKRKKVDAKGKLGLFSPYSARFEHRKINCSDSMSADPRNFLFDELITLGCPFTKNANSNKTKCITAGSHFKDHSENHTQSHEDIHPSLTTDTNILDFCNGNMTNSPGDMPKVFNQNTLGKLHQTVTQQNQKNGTAGNYASLPKIPKNIPETKELADAQATISKRTLFQFWASKVDSSSCFSEKQPDSNRSLERVRTHSPNSAVDKASSSFLPSTTCKTNKLAEKEQIIAQQTKAVSRKTKRELFADSKDFAHVDSHILHASEQVRSKEGWSLQNLVHLFTEKAQTDLEKVRAIWIWLCHNIRLYGVTCVGRFGYDVDGLFGLSQKVHEPEEVLQTGRGVCSGYASLCRVMCREMGLTCHEVSGYSRCAGYRQGQSFQHKKSNHMWNAIELDGQCYLLDACWGAGTIDLQKRLFIPRYDDFFFLTDPEDFIDTHWPDDPTWQLLQSTVSFEDFEQRVFKTSEFFKLQLYLISPRVSVVKSGKHFRK; translated from the exons ATTTGAACACAGGAAGATAAACTGTAGTGACAGCATGTCAGCTGATCCCAGGAATTTCCTGTTTGATGAATTGATTACCCTCGGTTGCCCATTTACTAAAAATGCAAACAGCAATAAGACTAAATGCATAACTGCAGGATCTCATTTTAAGGATCACAGCGAAAACCATACTCAATCCCATGAAGACATCCACCCAAGTCTTACCACAGACACGAACATATTGGACTTCTGCAATGGAAATATGACAAACAGTCCTGGAGACATGCCCAAGGTCTTTAACCAGAATACTCTGGGAAAATTGCACCAAACAGTTACTCAGCAAAATCAGAAGAACGGAACTGCAGGAAATTACGCCAGCCTTCCTAAAATACCAAAAAATATCCCTGAAACCAAAGAGCTGGCAGATGCTCAGGCTACCATATCCAAAAGGACTCTCTTTCAATTTTGGGCAAGCAAGGTTGATAGCAGCAGCTGCTTTTCTGAAAAGCAACCCGACAGTAACAGGTCACTTGAGAGGGTAAGAACACATTCCCCAAACTCCGCAGTGGATAAAGCATCAAGTTCTTTCCTTCCTAGTACCACGTGTAAGACGAACAAGTTGGCTGAGAAGGAACAAATCATAGCCCAACAGACAAAAGCAGTTTCGAGAAAGACGAAGAGAGAACTTTTTGCAGACTCAAAGGATTTTGCTCATGTGGACAGCCACATTCTGCATGCTAGTGAACAA GTAAGATCAAAAGAGGGTTGGTCGCTCCAAAACCTTGTTCATCTGTTTACCGAAAAAGCTCAAACTGACCTGGAAAAGGTGCGAGCAATCTGGATATGGTTATGTCATAACatca GACTCTATGGCGTAACTTGTGTGGGTAGATTTG GGTATGATGTGGATGGCCTCTTTGGACTATCTCAGAAGGTCCATGAGCCTGAGGAGGTTTTGCAGACGGGACGAGGCGTGTGTTCGGGTTATGCCAGCCTATGTCGAGTAATGTGCAG GGAGATGGGGTTGACATGCCATGAAGTTTCTGGGTATAGCCGATGTGCTGGATACAGGCAAGGCCAAAGCTTCCAACACAAGAAATCGAACCACATGTGGAATGCTATTGAGCTGGATGGCCAGTGCTACCTTCTTGATGCGTGCTGGGGTGCAGGCACAATTGACCTTCAAAAGAGGCTGTTCATACCCAG ATACGATGATTTCTTCTTCCTGACAGACCCAGAAGATTTCATTGACACCCATTGGCCTGATGACCCAACATGGCAGCTGTTGCAATCTACAGTCTCATTTGAAGATTTTGAACAAAGAGTTTTTAAGACCTCAGAATTTTTCAAACTGCAGCTTTATCTCATTTCACCGAGGGTTTCCGTTGTTAAATCAG
- the LOC115087139 gene encoding hillarin-like isoform X9 — MGSYGVLLWLRTSWSKRKKVDAKGKLGLFSPYSARFEHRKINCSDSMSADPRNFLFDELITLGCPFTKNANSNKTKCITAGSHFKDHSENHTQSHEDIHPSLTTDTNILDFCNGNMTNSPGDMPKVFNQNTLGKLHQTVTQQNQKNGTAGNYASLPKIPKNIPETKELADAQATISKRTLFQFWASKVDSSSCFSEKQPDSNRSLERVRTHSPNSAVDKASSSFLPSTTCKTNKLAEKEQIIAQQTKAVSRKTKRELFADSKDFAHVDSHILHASEQVRSKEGWSLQNLVHLFTEKAQTDLEKVRAIWIWLCHNIRLYGVTCVGRFGYDVDGLFGLSQKVHEPEEVLQTGRGVCSGYASLCRVMCREMGLTCHEVSGYSRCAGYRQGQSFQHKKSNHMWNAIELDGQCYLLDACWGAGTIDLQKRLFIPRYDDFFFLTDPEDFIDTHWPDDPTWQLLQSTVSFEDFEQRVFKTSEFFKLQLYLISPRVSVVKSAT, encoded by the exons ATTTGAACACAGGAAGATAAACTGTAGTGACAGCATGTCAGCTGATCCCAGGAATTTCCTGTTTGATGAATTGATTACCCTCGGTTGCCCATTTACTAAAAATGCAAACAGCAATAAGACTAAATGCATAACTGCAGGATCTCATTTTAAGGATCACAGCGAAAACCATACTCAATCCCATGAAGACATCCACCCAAGTCTTACCACAGACACGAACATATTGGACTTCTGCAATGGAAATATGACAAACAGTCCTGGAGACATGCCCAAGGTCTTTAACCAGAATACTCTGGGAAAATTGCACCAAACAGTTACTCAGCAAAATCAGAAGAACGGAACTGCAGGAAATTACGCCAGCCTTCCTAAAATACCAAAAAATATCCCTGAAACCAAAGAGCTGGCAGATGCTCAGGCTACCATATCCAAAAGGACTCTCTTTCAATTTTGGGCAAGCAAGGTTGATAGCAGCAGCTGCTTTTCTGAAAAGCAACCCGACAGTAACAGGTCACTTGAGAGGGTAAGAACACATTCCCCAAACTCCGCAGTGGATAAAGCATCAAGTTCTTTCCTTCCTAGTACCACGTGTAAGACGAACAAGTTGGCTGAGAAGGAACAAATCATAGCCCAACAGACAAAAGCAGTTTCGAGAAAGACGAAGAGAGAACTTTTTGCAGACTCAAAGGATTTTGCTCATGTGGACAGCCACATTCTGCATGCTAGTGAACAA GTAAGATCAAAAGAGGGTTGGTCGCTCCAAAACCTTGTTCATCTGTTTACCGAAAAAGCTCAAACTGACCTGGAAAAGGTGCGAGCAATCTGGATATGGTTATGTCATAACatca GACTCTATGGCGTAACTTGTGTGGGTAGATTTG GGTATGATGTGGATGGCCTCTTTGGACTATCTCAGAAGGTCCATGAGCCTGAGGAGGTTTTGCAGACGGGACGAGGCGTGTGTTCGGGTTATGCCAGCCTATGTCGAGTAATGTGCAG GGAGATGGGGTTGACATGCCATGAAGTTTCTGGGTATAGCCGATGTGCTGGATACAGGCAAGGCCAAAGCTTCCAACACAAGAAATCGAACCACATGTGGAATGCTATTGAGCTGGATGGCCAGTGCTACCTTCTTGATGCGTGCTGGGGTGCAGGCACAATTGACCTTCAAAAGAGGCTGTTCATACCCAG ATACGATGATTTCTTCTTCCTGACAGACCCAGAAGATTTCATTGACACCCATTGGCCTGATGACCCAACATGGCAGCTGTTGCAATCTACAGTCTCATTTGAAGATTTTGAACAAAGAGTTTTTAAGACCTCAGAATTTTTCAAACTGCAGCTTTATCTCATTTCACCGAGGGTTTCCGTTGTTAAATCAG
- the LOC115087139 gene encoding hillarin-like isoform X8: MGSYGVLLWLRTSWSKRKKVDAKGKLGLFSPYSARFEHRKINCSDSMSADPRNFLFDELITLGCPFTKNANSNKTKCITAGSHFKDHSENHTQSHEDIHPSLTTDTNILDFCNGNMTNSPGDMPKVFNQNTLGKLHQTVTQQNQKNGTAGNYASLPKIPKNIPETKELADAQATISKRTLFQFWASKVDSSSCFSEKQPDSNRSLERVRTHSPNSAVDKASSSFLPSTTCKTNKLAEKEQIIAQQTKAVSRKTKRELFADSKDFAHVDSHILHASEQVRSKEGWSLQNLVHLFTEKAQTDLEKVRAIWIWLCHNIRLYGVTCVGRFGYDVDGLFGLSQKVHEPEEVLQTGRGVCSGYASLCRVMCREMGLTCHEVSGYSRCAGYRQGQSFQHKKSNHMWNAIELDGQCYLLDACWGAGTIDLQKRLFIPRYDDFFFLTDPEDFIDTHWPDDPTWQLLQSTVSFEDFEQRVFKTSEFFKLQLYLISPRVSVVKSGQFFNP; encoded by the exons ATTTGAACACAGGAAGATAAACTGTAGTGACAGCATGTCAGCTGATCCCAGGAATTTCCTGTTTGATGAATTGATTACCCTCGGTTGCCCATTTACTAAAAATGCAAACAGCAATAAGACTAAATGCATAACTGCAGGATCTCATTTTAAGGATCACAGCGAAAACCATACTCAATCCCATGAAGACATCCACCCAAGTCTTACCACAGACACGAACATATTGGACTTCTGCAATGGAAATATGACAAACAGTCCTGGAGACATGCCCAAGGTCTTTAACCAGAATACTCTGGGAAAATTGCACCAAACAGTTACTCAGCAAAATCAGAAGAACGGAACTGCAGGAAATTACGCCAGCCTTCCTAAAATACCAAAAAATATCCCTGAAACCAAAGAGCTGGCAGATGCTCAGGCTACCATATCCAAAAGGACTCTCTTTCAATTTTGGGCAAGCAAGGTTGATAGCAGCAGCTGCTTTTCTGAAAAGCAACCCGACAGTAACAGGTCACTTGAGAGGGTAAGAACACATTCCCCAAACTCCGCAGTGGATAAAGCATCAAGTTCTTTCCTTCCTAGTACCACGTGTAAGACGAACAAGTTGGCTGAGAAGGAACAAATCATAGCCCAACAGACAAAAGCAGTTTCGAGAAAGACGAAGAGAGAACTTTTTGCAGACTCAAAGGATTTTGCTCATGTGGACAGCCACATTCTGCATGCTAGTGAACAA GTAAGATCAAAAGAGGGTTGGTCGCTCCAAAACCTTGTTCATCTGTTTACCGAAAAAGCTCAAACTGACCTGGAAAAGGTGCGAGCAATCTGGATATGGTTATGTCATAACatca GACTCTATGGCGTAACTTGTGTGGGTAGATTTG GGTATGATGTGGATGGCCTCTTTGGACTATCTCAGAAGGTCCATGAGCCTGAGGAGGTTTTGCAGACGGGACGAGGCGTGTGTTCGGGTTATGCCAGCCTATGTCGAGTAATGTGCAG GGAGATGGGGTTGACATGCCATGAAGTTTCTGGGTATAGCCGATGTGCTGGATACAGGCAAGGCCAAAGCTTCCAACACAAGAAATCGAACCACATGTGGAATGCTATTGAGCTGGATGGCCAGTGCTACCTTCTTGATGCGTGCTGGGGTGCAGGCACAATTGACCTTCAAAAGAGGCTGTTCATACCCAG ATACGATGATTTCTTCTTCCTGACAGACCCAGAAGATTTCATTGACACCCATTGGCCTGATGACCCAACATGGCAGCTGTTGCAATCTACAGTCTCATTTGAAGATTTTGAACAAAGAGTTTTTAAGACCTCAGAATTTTTCAAACTGCAGCTTTATCTCATTTCACCGAGGGTTTCCGTTGTTAAATCAG
- the LOC115087139 gene encoding hillarin-like isoform X5, with protein MGSYGVLLWLRTSWSKRKKVDAKGKLGLFSPYSARFEHRKINCSDSMSADPRNFLFDELITLGCPFTKNANSNKTKCITAGSHFKDHSENHTQSHEDIHPSLTTDTNILDFCNGNMTNSPGDMPKVFNQNTLGKLHQTVTQQNQKNGTAGNYASLPKIPKNIPETKELADAQATISKRTLFQFWASKVDSSSCFSEKQPDSNRSLERVRTHSPNSAVDKASSSFLPSTTCKTNKLAEKEQIIAQQTKAVSRKTKRELFADSKDFAHVDSHILHASEQVRSKEGWSLQNLVHLFTEKAQTDLEKVRAIWIWLCHNIRLYGVTCVGRFGYDVDGLFGLSQKVHEPEEVLQTGRGVCSGYASLCRVMCREMGLTCHEVSGYSRCAGYRQGQSFQHKKSNHMWNAIELDGQCYLLDACWGAGTIDLQKRLFIPRYDDFFFLTDPEDFIDTHWPDDPTWQLLQSTVSFEDFEQRVFKTSEFFKLQLYLISPRVSVVKSGATLQLKDAQLPTYLVHSVVVRPIQMAWKLLCQKMNTPAGLLACLSI; from the exons ATTTGAACACAGGAAGATAAACTGTAGTGACAGCATGTCAGCTGATCCCAGGAATTTCCTGTTTGATGAATTGATTACCCTCGGTTGCCCATTTACTAAAAATGCAAACAGCAATAAGACTAAATGCATAACTGCAGGATCTCATTTTAAGGATCACAGCGAAAACCATACTCAATCCCATGAAGACATCCACCCAAGTCTTACCACAGACACGAACATATTGGACTTCTGCAATGGAAATATGACAAACAGTCCTGGAGACATGCCCAAGGTCTTTAACCAGAATACTCTGGGAAAATTGCACCAAACAGTTACTCAGCAAAATCAGAAGAACGGAACTGCAGGAAATTACGCCAGCCTTCCTAAAATACCAAAAAATATCCCTGAAACCAAAGAGCTGGCAGATGCTCAGGCTACCATATCCAAAAGGACTCTCTTTCAATTTTGGGCAAGCAAGGTTGATAGCAGCAGCTGCTTTTCTGAAAAGCAACCCGACAGTAACAGGTCACTTGAGAGGGTAAGAACACATTCCCCAAACTCCGCAGTGGATAAAGCATCAAGTTCTTTCCTTCCTAGTACCACGTGTAAGACGAACAAGTTGGCTGAGAAGGAACAAATCATAGCCCAACAGACAAAAGCAGTTTCGAGAAAGACGAAGAGAGAACTTTTTGCAGACTCAAAGGATTTTGCTCATGTGGACAGCCACATTCTGCATGCTAGTGAACAA GTAAGATCAAAAGAGGGTTGGTCGCTCCAAAACCTTGTTCATCTGTTTACCGAAAAAGCTCAAACTGACCTGGAAAAGGTGCGAGCAATCTGGATATGGTTATGTCATAACatca GACTCTATGGCGTAACTTGTGTGGGTAGATTTG GGTATGATGTGGATGGCCTCTTTGGACTATCTCAGAAGGTCCATGAGCCTGAGGAGGTTTTGCAGACGGGACGAGGCGTGTGTTCGGGTTATGCCAGCCTATGTCGAGTAATGTGCAG GGAGATGGGGTTGACATGCCATGAAGTTTCTGGGTATAGCCGATGTGCTGGATACAGGCAAGGCCAAAGCTTCCAACACAAGAAATCGAACCACATGTGGAATGCTATTGAGCTGGATGGCCAGTGCTACCTTCTTGATGCGTGCTGGGGTGCAGGCACAATTGACCTTCAAAAGAGGCTGTTCATACCCAG ATACGATGATTTCTTCTTCCTGACAGACCCAGAAGATTTCATTGACACCCATTGGCCTGATGACCCAACATGGCAGCTGTTGCAATCTACAGTCTCATTTGAAGATTTTGAACAAAGAGTTTTTAAGACCTCAGAATTTTTCAAACTGCAGCTTTATCTCATTTCACCGAGGGTTTCCGTTGTTAAATCAG GCGCTACTCTGCAATTAAAAGATGCCCAACTTCCAACCTACCTTGTACACAGTGTGGTGGTTCGTCCTATTCAAATGGCCTGGAAACTTCTCTGTCAGAAAATGAACACCCCGGCTGGACTATTGGCCTGCCTATCCATATGA